GCCGGGGTCCTCAGCGGGGGGAGCCGATCCGTCACCCCCGTGACGTTGCGCGCGGTCGACTCGTGCCCGAGCTCCACCAGCTCGCTCGTCGCGTCGATCGCGTCGTGCACGAGCGACTTCAGGCCGCGCCAGCGTCGGAGGTCTCTCTTGCCGATCTTGCCCATGGCTCGCGCTTCGAGCCTACAGCTCCTGGGTCGCCCGAAGTACCTCCTGACGCTCAGGGCGCGAGGCGCTCGGGCGGGCCGGCGCCGTCGGGGACGTAGGCGTCATCGAGGGTGAGGATCACCTTGTCGAGCTCGAAGCCGTCTTCGCGCATCGACAGCTGGATGAGGTGCTCGCCGGCGCTCGGGACGTCGATGAAGATGGTGTGCTCGACGCCGCAGGCGCTGCCCCCGGAGTCGCGCTGCGCGCTCGACCAGGTCCAGCGGTTCTTGCCCGAGCACCACTGGATGCGCCGGCCGCTCGCGGGCCAGGTGTCGTCGACGCCGACGTGCACGCCGTTGTCCTCCGTGCCGGTGCTGTAGGCGCGGGCGTGCACGTAGTAGCGGCCCGGCGTGGAGAACACGACGCGGTAGGTGAGCATCGGCCCGTCGCCGCCGTCGTCGAAGAAGCTGTCGCCGTTGCGGATGGGATCGTCGTGCGTGACCCGGGTGTCCGGGAGGCCCTCGAGGTAGGCGCCGCCGCTCGCGCTCTCGTGGTGCGGCTCGTCCGGGTCCGGCGTGACGCCGGGGATCGTGCCCTCGGCCGTCAGGTACCAGGCGCGCGGCGTGCCCTGGTCGTCGTTGGTGGAGAAGTGCTCGGCCTCGAACGCGACCAGCCCATCGACCTCCTCGAACACCCACGCCGGCGGGCCGGCGTCGAGGTCGGCCGGGCCGGCGTCGTCGATCAGGGGCCCGCCGTCAGCGGGTCGCGACCCGGAGTCTCGATCTGCGCCGGCGTCGTCGTCCCCCGCGATGGAGGAATCGACGCGCGCCACCGCGCCGTCCGGTTCACCCACGCCGCCGTCGCACGCGCACGCCAGGACCATCGCGCCGACCACCCACCACGCCTGTCGTCTCATGAGGCCATCGTAGACGACGGCCGCCCGCGCCCTCCGTTACGACGGTGTCGCCGATCGGCCCGCGGAGACGCGAGGGTGGCGGGCGGCGCCCACACGCCCCACGATCACGGTGATGCGAGACGCCCACTGCATGCGCTGCGGCACGAAGCTCGAGACGCGCGACATCGACGACGAAGGCACCCCGCGCGCGCGACAGGTCTGCGCCGACTGCGGCTGGATCTTCTACGACAACCCGACGCCGGTCGTCGCCGCCATCGTCGAGCACCGCAGCGACGTCATCCTCGTCCGCCAGCCCGGCTGGCCGGCGAAGTTCTTCGGGCTCGTCACGGGCTTCCTCGAGAAGGACGAGGATCCGTCCGAGGCCGTCGTGCGCGAGGTGAAGGAGGAGCTCGGGCTCGACGCCGTCGTGCAGTCGTTCGTCGGGCACTACCCGTTCTCCATGCGGAACGAGTTGCTCATCGCGTACCACGTGCGCGCCGAGGGAGAGATCGCGCTCGGCGCGGAGCTCGAGGCCTTCAAGCGCATCCTGCCCGAGAAGCTGCGCCCCTGGCCGATGGGCACCGGGCACGCGGTGCGCGACTGGCTCGCCTCGCGCGCGGCTTCGATTCAGGGCTGAACGATCGCCGTGAGCGCGGACGGCGGGAGCCGCACCAGCTTCTTGTCCGCGTCGACGCAGACGAGGTGGATCTTCGCGTCCACGAGCAGCTCCTCGCCTCGCAGCGCGCGCTGGTGGAAGAT
This sequence is a window from Sandaracinaceae bacterium. Protein-coding genes within it:
- a CDS encoding NUDIX domain-containing protein, which produces MRDAHCMRCGTKLETRDIDDEGTPRARQVCADCGWIFYDNPTPVVAAIVEHRSDVILVRQPGWPAKFFGLVTGFLEKDEDPSEAVVREVKEELGLDAVVQSFVGHYPFSMRNELLIAYHVRAEGEIALGAELEAFKRILPEKLRPWPMGTGHAVRDWLASRAASIQG